CGGCCTGCCTGCCCTTGCTCACGGCGCGGAGCGCGGTGACCGTGTCCGCCAGCGTCGGCCGTAGCTCGGGGTCGGTGCGCAACAGTTTCTCCAGGGCCGCCGTCAACGGTCCGCTGCGCGAGGGCACCACGGGTGCGCCCTCGCCGTCGGGACCGAGGGGCGGAGTCCCCTCCACTGCCTTGAACAGGGTGGCGCCGAGCGAGTACGCGTCGGACTGGGAGGTGGGCGCCGCGCCGCGCTTGACCTCGGGCGCGAGGTAGGCGGGGTCGGGATCGCCACCGTGGATGCCGATGTCGGTGAGCTTGACACCGCCGTCGTCGGCCAGCAGCACGTTGCCGGGTTCCACGGCGCCGTGCACCACTCCCGCACCGTGCGCGGCGGAGAGTGCCGCCCCGAGTGCCGCACCCAGGTAACCGGCCTGTTCCGGGGTGAGTGTGCCGTGCTCGGCCAGGAAGTCGGCCATGTTGCGCGACGGCACGTACTCCATGACGAGCCATACCTCGTCGCCGTCCTGCAGTGCGTCGTACACCGTCACGGCGCTCGGGTGGACCACCTGCATGGCGAGTTTCGCCGCGGCCAGCGCCGTCCGCCGCGCCTCGTCGGGGTCTTTTGCCGGGTCGAGATACATCGGTTTGGCCGCGACCGTGCGGTGCAGCAACGTGTCGAAGGCCAGCCACACGATGCCGGCCCGGCCTCGGCCGATCGGCTGGTCGAGCCTGTACCGCTCACCGACGAGAGCGCCTTCGGTGTTCTTCACACAACCCCTTGTATCGCGATGCCAGTCAAACGCACATCAACGAAGCTGCTGTGGTCACTATGTGGTCTCTTCTGTGCCCGACGGTTCCTCGGGGCTGGGCGAGTCCGGTTGTCCGGGGTCGGGATCGTCGCTCCCGTCCCCTCCGCCGGGCGGGTTGGTGTCGCTGTCGTCCGGTGTGGAGGTCGGCAGATTGTCCGTGGGGCGGAGGTCGGTGGTCGTGATGTCCCAGCTCTCCTCGTCAGTCGGGAGCGGGGCGTCCTGGATCGGGGCATCACCGGGGTCGGAGTCCGTCGGCACCGGGTTGTTCTCCACCGGCTCCTCGGAGGTGGTCGTCGTGGGCTCGCTCGACGAACTCGTCGAACTCGGCCAGGACTGCGTGGTGCCCACGGGCCGCTGGTCACCGGGCTGCTCGGTGGAGTCGTCGCCACCGCCGCTGCCGAATATCCAAATGACGAACGTCGCCATCCCGATCACCACGACGGCGCCGATCATCGCGGGGATCTTCCAGTTGCCCTTCTCCTCGGTCTCCTCCGGGGCGGACGGGGGCGCGTCGTAGTCGCGGTCTCGCTCGTCGTAGCGATCGTCGTAACGGTCGTCGTAGCGATCGTCGTACGCCGCTGCGTCGGCGGGGACGGCGCGGGTGGGCTGGGGGCCGGGGGCGACCGACGTACGGTCGTAGCCGTCGTAGTCGTCGTAGGGCTCGCGGGGTCGTGCCGTCGTAGGGGCACCCTCGTCGTAGTACTCGTCGGCCGGATAGCGGTCGTCGTAGTCGTCCTCGTAGCCGTCGTAGTCGCCGTAGCTGTCGTAGTCCCCGTAGTCCTCGTAGTCACCGTCGAGCCGGGAGGTCCGGCCGTCCGCGTGGTTGGCGGCGACCGCACCCGCGGCCCCACCGGCCGCTCCCGCGCCGGCGGCTCCCAGCACGGCGGTGCCGCCACCGGGCCTGGGGTGTGCGTGAGTGGGGTCGTCGGGGCCGCCGAGCGGCGTCTCCCCACGGGCGACGGCGGCCAGCAGCTCCTCGCACTGCGCCGCCGTGGGCCGATGTGCCACGTCGGGGTGCAGCATCACGGCGAGCACACTGGTCAGGGGGCCGGACCGCCGAGGCGGGTTGATCTGCCCCGCGGCCACGGCGTGGAGCAGGCCCAGGGTGTTCTCGCTCAATCCGAACGGCGGCTGTCCCTCCGACGCGGCGTACAGCGTGGAGCCGAGGGAGAAGACGTCGGAGGCGGGGCCCGGCTCGCCTCCGATGGCGACCTCGGGGGCGAGGTAGGCGGGAGTGCCCGCGATCATGCCGGTCTTGGTGACCGTGACGTCGTCCTTCGCCCGCGAGATGCCGAAGTCGGTGATCTTCACGACCCCGTTGTCGGCGAGCAGGATGTTGCCCGGCTTGATGTCCCGGTGGACGATGCCGACGGCGTGCGCCTCCTTGAGTGCGGCCGCGACCTGAGCACCGATCCTGGCCACTTCGACGGGCGGCAGTGTCTTCCGGTTCTGGAGCTCCTGAGCGAGGCTGGTCGACGGCAGGTACTCCATGATCAGGCACGGCTGACCGTTGTCGTCCGTCACCACGTCGAACACGGTGATGGCGTTCGGGTGGTGCAGTCGTGCCGCGATCCGCCCCTCGCGCATGGTGCGCTGCCGTGCGTCCTCGGCCTCGTTCTCGTCGAGGCCGGGCTGGAGCAGGAGTTGTTTGATCGCGACCGTTCTGTGCAGCACGTCGTCGTGCGCCTGCCAGACGGCACCCATGGCACCGGTCCCGATCCGCTTGATGACACGGTAGCGGCCGGCGACCAGGCGACCCTCGTCGCTCACGCGACCTCCTTCGGGCTCGCACATACCGGAGTTCGTGTGCCGGCTTACCGAGACCGACCCACGACAGACTAGGCTGATCACCCTACGCACACACGGGGGGCACGCTCGGGGAAAAGGCTCACACCCCGATCGAGGGCCACGGTAACGGGCTCACAAGGCCGATGAGCTTACAGGGTGTGGACGAACCGCAACACCGCATGGTTGATGACTGGCTGCGGAACGTCACCGCACTCCGGAAAACTCGCGTGGTCCTCGACGGTGGCCCGTGGTACGGGTTCATGGTGTAGACGCCGCGGGCGGCCGCTCGGTTGGTTCCGGAGAGCGGAAAGTCCCGGGAAGTGGGAATTCGTCGAGCGCGGCGGCACCGGTGATGCCGGAGGGCTCCGTGGTCTGTCCCTTGCCCGGCGGCTCCTCGTCGTTCGCGAGCACGGCCGCCACCACCACCGACACCACGACGGCGGTCGCGGCCAACAGCAGGGCTATCAGCTTGGCTCTGCGGGCGAACAAACTCTCGGGCTCCTCGACGAGGGCGGTACCCACCCCGCCGAGCTCGCCCGAAGGGTCGCCGGCTGACGCGTCATGTCTGTCGAAGGTCTCGCTCGGAGGGTTCGGATCGGTCGGGTCGTCGACGACGACCGTCGGCTCCTGCCCCTGGTGGCGCCGGTCGTGCACTGCCTGCCCTCGCCTGCGTCGGTGTGTGGCCGCTGTCCTGCCGTTCGATGTGTGGACTTCCGCGACCCAGACAACTCGTTCGTTGAGCCGTTTACCAGGGTTTGTCGGTGGAGGGCACGGCGTGGACGACGAACGGCGCTTCGTGTCACCCGAGCAGAGTAATTTTCAACCGTTCACCGACTTGCACGTGCAAGCGAATGGGTGAAAACGTGCGCTTCGGCGAGGGTGGAGGGGCCAGTGCGGCACCTCGCGGGGACACGATCGGGCTCTGACCACACGGACGTCGTCACAGCGTGTCAGCCTCGATCAGCTCGTCCTCCGAGAACACGAGCTTGCGGGTCTGCCGTTCGCTCGTGCCGTCCACGTACGTGACGTCGAGCGTGTTGAGCGTGTAGCCCTCGTGGGGGTCGACGTAGACTTCCCGTACCTCGAAGTAGGCGACGTCGGCGTACTTCGCGGCGAGACCCTCGGGGCCAAGGGCGGCGAGCTCGCCCGTGGTCAGGGCATGCGCGGCGGCCGGGTCCTCGGTGACGAGATTGAAGTAGTCCTGGGAGACCTGTGCCAACGTGCCACTGTCGTACGGTGCCCACAGAACCACCGGGGCCCTCCCCGTGGGGGCCGGTGTGACCGGCGGTTTCGAGGGTGCGGCAGGGGCGGGCTCGGACTCGCCGATCCCACTTTCCGGTCCCTCACCGGCGTCGACGACGGGGGTGTCGTAACCGCCGGGTTCGCCGGTTTCGTCGCCGGGGCCCGAGGTGGGTGCGAAACCGCTCTCCCGGTGCGTGGTGGGGACGGTTCCGACGGGGGTGTCCGTCTCGTGGCCGTTGTCGTCCTTCTCGGCGTCGGACGTGGGGCCGGAACGCGGGGCGTCCTCGTCGCCGCCGCCCGGCAGCGTGGGTTGCCGCGAGCTGTTGTCCGGCCAGGTCTCCAAGGCCCTGGTGCTCTCGGAGGGCTCACTCACCAGCGCCGTGCCCACCAGCAGCATCGCCGCGACGGCGGCGCCGGAAGCCGCGCTGGCGAACCACGCCGCCTTGCGCCACGTGCGTGGCGGGGTGACCGACGCGGGCACCGATCCGAGGTTGAACTTGCCGAGGCCACGGGGCCGGGCTGCTCGGTGGCGACCGTTCTCCTCGTCCGCCGCGTGCGCTCCGCCCGTCGGAGTGGTCAGCAGCACTCGTCTGCGCCGGGTGACGGGTTTCTCGGGGGCGGACTCGTCGTCCGTCACGGGGAGGACGCCGCTTTCGGAGGTGAACTCGGCGTCGGCCGCGATCGGTGAGGTGATCCGGGGGATCGGTTCGGTGCGGGCGTGGGAAGCGCCCCCGCCGTCGGCCGTGGGTGGGGTCCATGTTCCCGGAGCCGGTCGGTGCCGGTGCTCGGGAGCTGGAAGGACGGGGACCGGGGCGGTGTCCGGCCCGTGGTCGGGCTCGTCCCACGAGGTTACGGGATCGACGACCGAAACCGGTTCGGTGTCGTCGATGTCGGTGGCTCGGCCGAGCTCATGGGGAACGTCGGATGTGTCGTTCATGCCGGGTGGACGCCTCCTCCCGTTGCTGCCACCGCACCGGACGGTGTCGTCGTGGCCGGGTCGGGACGAAGGATGTCGCGCGTTCGCGTACCGGCATGTGATCCCGCACATGCGGTTCGGGGGACTGCGAGGTCCGCGACACCCTTCGCGCTCACCTGAAGCAGGGTAGGAGTTTTTGGCCCCGGCGGTGGGCCGGGAACGCCGACGACCGGCCGAATCACTCGGTCGTGCGCACCGGCGGGACGGATGCCGACGTCACCGCCGATCGGTCACCCACCGCTGCGATAGCGCGCCTGGGTCGACTGCAGGGCCTTGGTCGCCACCGCGCCGGACCCCGCGGCGAGCAGCACCGCCAGGATGTCCATCGTGGTTCCACCGGCGGTGAACAGCAGTGCCACGACGGCACCCGCGACACTGCCTCCCGCGATCGGCCACCGCGACCGCACGTAGTCGGCGATGGGGCCGCCTCCCGCCCGCCTGTTCGCCGCGCTGTTCAACATGGCCAGGTAACCGGCGTGCGCGAGCGCGGCGAGCAGGCTCGCGATCGAGGCCACGACGGCGATGATGTTGATGATGTCCATGACACTAGTGTGCCGTCGACTCGCGGAACCCCGGGTCGGGGAGATCCCTGAAATCGGGCGGTACCGGCGGTGGCCGACGGGGC
The window above is part of the Saccharomonospora glauca K62 genome. Proteins encoded here:
- a CDS encoding serine/threonine-protein kinase; protein product: MKNTEGALVGERYRLDQPIGRGRAGIVWLAFDTLLHRTVAAKPMYLDPAKDPDEARRTALAAAKLAMQVVHPSAVTVYDALQDGDEVWLVMEYVPSRNMADFLAEHGTLTPEQAGYLGAALGAALSAAHGAGVVHGAVEPGNVLLADDGGVKLTDIGIHGGDPDPAYLAPEVKRGAAPTSQSDAYSLGATLFKAVEGTPPLGPDGEGAPVVPSRSGPLTAALEKLLRTDPELRPTLADTVTALRAVSKGRQAGFVPPTAPAMPTVPLMPRPPRVPPASAGPSKTSVPAASDPAPSARRILLWALAALVVVLAVIAVVVVL
- a CDS encoding serine/threonine-protein kinase, coding for MSDEGRLVAGRYRVIKRIGTGAMGAVWQAHDDVLHRTVAIKQLLLQPGLDENEAEDARQRTMREGRIAARLHHPNAITVFDVVTDDNGQPCLIMEYLPSTSLAQELQNRKTLPPVEVARIGAQVAAALKEAHAVGIVHRDIKPGNILLADNGVVKITDFGISRAKDDVTVTKTGMIAGTPAYLAPEVAIGGEPGPASDVFSLGSTLYAASEGQPPFGLSENTLGLLHAVAAGQINPPRRSGPLTSVLAVMLHPDVAHRPTAAQCEELLAAVARGETPLGGPDDPTHAHPRPGGGTAVLGAAGAGAAGGAAGAVAANHADGRTSRLDGDYEDYGDYDSYGDYDGYEDDYDDRYPADEYYDEGAPTTARPREPYDDYDGYDRTSVAPGPQPTRAVPADAAAYDDRYDDRYDDRYDERDRDYDAPPSAPEETEEKGNWKIPAMIGAVVVIGMATFVIWIFGSGGGDDSTEQPGDQRPVGTTQSWPSSTSSSSEPTTTTSEEPVENNPVPTDSDPGDAPIQDAPLPTDEESWDITTTDLRPTDNLPTSTPDDSDTNPPGGGDGSDDPDPGQPDSPSPEEPSGTEETT